From Clarias gariepinus isolate MV-2021 ecotype Netherlands chromosome 2, CGAR_prim_01v2, whole genome shotgun sequence, one genomic window encodes:
- the LOC128511680 gene encoding CD276 antigen homolog isoform X2 translates to MTNFSYICIVWISVCVDTFFAEPEISVSGPVGSTAVLPCELISVDTDIRYIKWGVVHEIVFERLHEKTFQGKGYDGRVDVPEEELRKGNCSLVLHNLRLTDEGVYTSFKAAEPSGESLRITAKELLISRVKLSVYGEDRGKSSAPTGDAVMKSPHPLVLVLSLVSCLLVQLFCGET, encoded by the exons ATGACCAACTTTTCTTACATCTGCATTGTGTGGATCAGTGTCTGTGTGG ACACATTTTTTGCAGAACCTGAGATCAGTGTATCTGGCCCAGTGGGTTCTACAGCTGTGCTGCCGTGTGAACTGATAAGTGTAGACACTGACATACGGTATATTAAGTGGGGCGTTGTTCATGAGATTGTGTTTGAGAGATTGCATGAGAAGACCTTTCAAGGTAAGGGATATGATGGTCGTGTGGACGTTCCTGAGGAGGAGTTGCGTAAGGGGAACTGTTCACTGGTGTTACACAATCTGAGGTTGACTGATGAAGGAGTCTACACCagcttcaaagcagcagaaccCAGTGGGGAATCTCTCCGTATTACTGCAAAAGAACTCCTGATCAGCCGTGTTAAACTTTCAGTCTATGGTGAAG ATAGAGGAAAATCATCAGCTCCCACAG gtGATGCAGTAATGAAGAGTCCTCACCCACTGGTCCTGGTCCTGTCCCTCGTCTCATGTTTACTCGTCCAGCTCTTCTGTGGAGAAACATGA
- the LOC128511680 gene encoding uncharacterized protein LOC128511680 isoform X1: protein MVKGKSVHTGETMTNFSYICIVWISVCVDTFFAEPEISVSGPVGSTAVLPCELISVDTDIRYIKWGVVHEIVFERLHEKTFQGKGYDGRVDVPEEELRKGNCSLVLHNLRLTDEGVYTSFKAAEPSGESLRITAKELLISRVKLSVYGEDRGKSSAPTGDAVMKSPHPLVLVLSLVSCLLVQLFCGET from the exons ATGGTGAAGGG TAAATCTGTTCACACTGGAGAAACCATGACCAACTTTTCTTACATCTGCATTGTGTGGATCAGTGTCTGTGTGG ACACATTTTTTGCAGAACCTGAGATCAGTGTATCTGGCCCAGTGGGTTCTACAGCTGTGCTGCCGTGTGAACTGATAAGTGTAGACACTGACATACGGTATATTAAGTGGGGCGTTGTTCATGAGATTGTGTTTGAGAGATTGCATGAGAAGACCTTTCAAGGTAAGGGATATGATGGTCGTGTGGACGTTCCTGAGGAGGAGTTGCGTAAGGGGAACTGTTCACTGGTGTTACACAATCTGAGGTTGACTGATGAAGGAGTCTACACCagcttcaaagcagcagaaccCAGTGGGGAATCTCTCCGTATTACTGCAAAAGAACTCCTGATCAGCCGTGTTAAACTTTCAGTCTATGGTGAAG ATAGAGGAAAATCATCAGCTCCCACAG gtGATGCAGTAATGAAGAGTCCTCACCCACTGGTCCTGGTCCTGTCCCTCGTCTCATGTTTACTCGTCCAGCTCTTCTGTGGAGAAACATGA